The Daucus carota subsp. sativus chromosome 9, DH1 v3.0, whole genome shotgun sequence genome window below encodes:
- the LOC108215079 gene encoding uncharacterized protein LOC108215079, translating into MALSTSTAAALLQLLILVLDLCCPFVLGSQRRARYARKKKAPSRFSFASDEPKGGLFGWVMIVVMISMTIYIMARKRKATDKDTDKGKGKSVGSSTNKKKAKGKGKGKGKGKTGLRDEPTDSETESEHNTREAEAEAEEEPARRVVRMPRSHSCGIFGAKIPTRPRRINISDGHIEDNEAKKTLLAIIRARWPLGKYTFSDIDAAYPKWLGLRVEEFLKYYRQLKGQSRSQAKAIIEDHIKVTIKRTMNELKRRIERKSREEGVSKLALKPEYWNIIFWKDLLKYWDTDEGHLHRSEVGAANRQRVERLHSAGARSFNRVRENMKKKLSKSPTKLEVWDECHTRITSTPESRIYTTPAAMRIAERYASILDRMPVEVTQTGERDEPWDWWMEAMEVPQGERLKKNYVVGFPKARASDLIPTLATRYRDSTRGGAGSSSSAPTQNPVVPDSIFLPIVRNVLNETRANPLQFARRLSDEEITTFARTALEASDPAADPARRAEWNNLLGGEVVHIVGTLLEDVLQKMDARAKMATAQEGEKDYTDVDEDTDGNTDDEGEGEAGGEGGGEGGGEGGGEGGGEDGGEGDGESSDVSLTD; encoded by the exons ATGGCTCTCTCTACTTCAACTGCTGCTGCTCTTCTTCAATTGTTGATTTTGGTTCTCGATTTGTGCTGCCCATTTGTGCTCGGTTCTCAAAGGAGGGCTCGTTATGCTAGGAAGAAGAAAGCCCCTTCTCGTTTCAGTTTTGCTTCGGATGAACCCAAAGGG GGGCTCTTTGGTTGGGTGATGATAGTCGTCATGATTTCAATGACGATATATATCATGGCAAGAAAACGGAAAGCAACGGACAAGGACACCGACAAAGGCAAGGGAAAGAGTGTCGGTAGTAGTACAAACAAAAAGAAGGCGAAGGGAAAAGGCAAGGGAAAAGGAAAGGGAAAGACGGGGTTGCGTGACGAGCCAACGGATTCCGAAACCGAATCGGAGCATAACACGAGGGAGGCGGAGGCGGAGGCGGAGGAGGAACCGGCGAGAAGAGTTGTGAGGATGCCACGGTCACATTCATGCGGCATTTTTGGAGCTAAGATACCAACAAGACCTCGACGGATCAATATCTCCGATGGACA TATTGAAGATAATGAGGCAAAAAAGACTTTGCTTGCGATTATTCGGGCAAGATGGCCTTTGGGTAAGTACACGTTTAGTGACATAGACGCGGCTTACCCAAAGTGGCTCGGTCTAAGGGTTGAGGAGTTTCTC AAATATTATAGGCAATTGAAAGGTCAAAGCCGTTCACAAGCCAAAGCTATCATTGAAGATCACATAAAGGTCACAATCAAAAGGACCATGAATGAATTGAAGAGGAGGATCGAGAGGAAGTCAAGGGAGGAAGGGGTTTCGAAGTTGGCTTTGAAACCGGAATATTGGAATATCATTTTTTGGAAAGATCTTCTCAAGTATTGGGACACGGATGAAGGCCACTTGCATAGGTCGGAAGTTGGAGCTGCTAATCGGCAACGCGTGGAAAGGTTGCATAGCGCGGGTGCTCGCTCCTTCAACCGTGTGCGCGAG AACATGAAAAAGAAATTGTCTAAAAGTCCGACAAAGCTTGAGGTGTGGGATGAATGCCACACTAGGATCACCTCCACTCCCGAGAGCCGGATATATACTACCCCCGCCGCTATGCGCATTGCG GAACGATATGCCTCCATTCTTGATCGTATGCCGGTGGAGGTTACTCAAACGGGGGAGCGGGATGAGCCTTGGGATTGGTGGATGGAAGCAATGGAGGTTCCCCAAGGCGAGAGGCTAAAAAAGAACTATGTTGTGGGGTTCCCCAAAGCTCGAGCTAGTGATTTGATCCCAACACTAGCCACGCGCTATAGGGATTCCACCCGTGGCGGCGCCGGCTCATCCTCATCCGCTCCAACACAAAATCCGGTGGTTCCCGATTCCATCTTCCTCCCGATTGTCCGCAATGTGCTCAATGAAACCCGTGCCAATCCTCTGCAATTTGCTCGTCGCCTATCGGATGAGGAGATAACAACCTTTGCACGCACAGCCCTCGAGGCGTCCGATCCAGCCGCTGACCCGGCTCGGAGGGCGGAATGGAATAACCTTCTTGGCGGCGAGGTTGTGCATATTGTAGGGACATTGCTCGAGGATGTCCTCCAAAAAATGGATGCTCGTGCTAAAATG GCAACTGCGCAAGAGGGAGAGAAAGATTACACGGATGTGGACGAGGACACGGATGGAAACACGGATGATGAGGGTGAAGGCGAAGCCGGCGGTGAAGGTGGTGGGGAAGGCGGTGGTGAAGGCGGTGGTGAAGGCGGTGGTGAAGATGGTGGCGAAGGCGATGGTGAATCATCCGATGTTTCTTTGACCGATTag